A portion of the Verrucomicrobiota bacterium genome contains these proteins:
- a CDS encoding MipA/OmpV family protein produces the protein MWMLGAGVGVFDSPYEGTDSQLIAFPLVTHIGERFKFLMSTATYAVMSRQPWSVDLLAEIRFGGYDAGDSDALQGMDDRDMTLELGAALRHEASWGIVTLKAQTDVLGKHGGQELTLTYGIDLGGEYVLILPEVGLKWKSRDLVDYYYGVETGEATAARPAYSPGSTVDPVASLTVQMPVSRHWSLFGLVGLEWLSDEIADSPIVEDDYEITTIVGVSYLF, from the coding sequence ATGTGGATGCTCGGAGCCGGTGTCGGCGTGTTCGACTCCCCCTACGAGGGGACCGATTCGCAGCTTATCGCTTTCCCGCTCGTTACCCACATCGGCGAACGCTTCAAGTTCCTCATGAGCACGGCGACCTACGCCGTCATGTCGCGCCAGCCGTGGTCGGTGGACCTGCTGGCCGAGATCCGCTTCGGCGGCTACGATGCCGGCGACAGCGACGCGCTCCAGGGCATGGACGACCGCGACATGACGCTCGAGCTTGGCGCCGCCCTGCGGCACGAGGCGTCTTGGGGGATAGTCACGCTGAAGGCCCAGACCGACGTGCTCGGCAAGCACGGCGGGCAGGAGCTGACGCTCACCTACGGCATCGACTTGGGCGGCGAGTACGTCTTGATCCTGCCCGAGGTGGGCCTCAAGTGGAAGAGCCGCGACCTGGTCGACTACTACTACGGCGTGGAGACCGGCGAAGCGACTGCCGCCCGGCCCGCCTACAGCCCCGGCAGCACCGTCGACCCCGTGGCGAGCCTCACTGTCCAAATGCCCGTCTCGCGGCACTGGTCCTTGTTCGGCCTCGTCGGCCTCGAGTGGCTGAGCGACGAGATCGCCGACAGCCCCATCGTCGAGGACGATTACGAGATCACCACCATCGTCGGGGTGTCCTACCTGTTCTGA
- a CDS encoding NAAT family transporter yields MLSWTEYLKIVVAMLAVLNPLIAAPVFAELTSGEVRRRRVRIALVASVAVFLLLVVSALTGEFVLRLFGISLEAFQVGGGLLVLLMAIGMLQARGAKVKQTDEETHEAEDKESIAVVPLAIPLIAGPGALSTMVMYSYRSPEVGHKLVLCVVAFLMAVVVFAVLRASNSMRRALGTIGINVASRLLGLLLAAIGVEFIATGLKGLFPGLG; encoded by the coding sequence ATGCTGAGTTGGACCGAATATCTCAAGATCGTTGTTGCGATGCTGGCGGTGCTCAACCCGCTCATTGCGGCACCGGTCTTTGCCGAGTTGACGTCGGGCGAGGTGCGGCGTCGGCGCGTGCGGATCGCGCTCGTGGCGTCCGTGGCGGTTTTTCTTCTGCTCGTGGTGTCGGCGCTCACGGGCGAGTTCGTGCTGCGGCTGTTCGGCATCAGTCTCGAGGCGTTCCAGGTCGGCGGCGGGCTGCTCGTGCTGCTCATGGCGATCGGCATGCTCCAGGCGCGCGGGGCGAAGGTCAAGCAGACCGACGAGGAGACGCACGAGGCCGAGGACAAGGAATCGATCGCCGTCGTGCCGCTGGCGATCCCGCTCATCGCCGGGCCGGGCGCGCTCAGCACGATGGTCATGTACAGCTACCGCTCGCCTGAGGTGGGCCACAAGCTCGTCTTGTGCGTCGTCGCGTTCCTTATGGCCGTCGTGGTCTTTGCCGTGCTCCGGGCGTCGAACTCGATGCGGCGCGCGCTCGGCACGATCGGCATCAATGTCGCCTCGCGCCTGCTCGGGCTGCTGCTCGCCGCGATCGGCGTCGAGTTCATCGCCACCGGGCTGAAAGGGCTGTTCCCAGGCCTCGGGTGA
- a CDS encoding GAF domain-containing protein has product MAVSVDSIADTVLGELDSVLSESAEWQRAVLAAWRALRAQRPQYHWVGLYLLEGNELRLGPFLGARTEHTRIPVGRGVCGAAVVQGHNINVPDVTTLDNYLSCSPKVRSELVVLIRDPRDERILGQIDIDSHKHAAFTAEDEQLLERIASRLADLPGIRVG; this is encoded by the coding sequence ATGGCCGTAAGCGTTGATTCCATTGCCGACACGGTACTCGGTGAGCTCGATAGCGTTCTGAGCGAGAGCGCAGAGTGGCAGCGCGCCGTGCTTGCCGCCTGGCGCGCGTTGCGCGCGCAGCGTCCCCAGTACCACTGGGTCGGCCTGTATCTGCTCGAAGGCAACGAGTTGCGGCTCGGTCCGTTCTTGGGCGCGCGCACCGAGCACACGCGCATTCCGGTCGGCCGCGGCGTGTGCGGGGCCGCCGTAGTCCAGGGGCACAACATCAACGTGCCCGACGTGACCACGCTCGACAACTATCTCTCGTGCAGCCCCAAGGTCCGGTCCGAGCTCGTTGTGCTGATCCGCGATCCCCGCGATGAACGCATCCTCGGCCAGATCGACATCGACAGCCACAAGCACGCCGCGTTCACCGCCGAAGACGAACAGCTCCTCGAACGCATTGCCAGCCGACTCGCCGATCTTCCCGGCATCCGGGTGGGGTGA